One window from the genome of Cricetulus griseus strain 17A/GY chromosome 2, alternate assembly CriGri-PICRH-1.0, whole genome shotgun sequence encodes:
- the LOC100773545 gene encoding myosin regulatory light polypeptide 9, which produces MSSKRAKTKTTKKRPQRATSNVFAMFDQSQIQEFKETFNMIDQNRDGFIDKEDLHDMLASMGKNPTDEYLDAMMNEAPGPINFTMFLTMFGEKLNGTDPEDVIRNAFACFDEEATGTIQEDYLRELLTTMGDRFTDEEVDELYREAPIDKKGNFNYIEFTRILKHGAKEKDD; this is translated from the exons ATGTCGAGCAAAAGGGCCAAGACCAAGACCACCAAGAAGCGCCCTCAGCGCGCAACATCCAATGTGTTTGCCATGTTTGACCAGTCCCAGATCCAGGAGTTCAAAGAGACCTTCAACATGATCGACCAGAACCGGGATGGCTTCATTGACAAGGAGGACTTACATGACATGCTCGCCTCGATGG GGAAAAATCCAACTGACGAGTACCTGGATGCCATGATGAATGAGGCCCCAGGCCCCATCAACTTCACCATGTTCCTCACCATGTTTGGAGAGAAGTTGAATGGCACAGATCCCGAGGATGTCATCAGAAATGCCTTCGCTTGCTTTGACGAGGAAGCCACTG GCACCATCCAGGAGGATTACCTGAGGGAGCTGCTCACAACCATGGGCGACCGGTTCACAGATGAGGAAGTGGATGAGCTGTACAGGGAGGCCCCCATTGACAAAAAGGGGAACTTCAACTACATCGAGTTCACACGCATCCTGAAGCACGGAGCGAAAGAGAAGGACGACTGA